The window CCACTAAATTTAATCATCATAAAACTTATGATACGATTATAGATAAATTATTGTTCATCAATTATAATATATTGATCGTCTAGTATTACTTGTCATCTGGTATAAATGTTTGATTATCGTCCATAATCTATATATTCCCCGCCAGTTTGAACCGAATATCGGCTTTTTTTAATAAAACCAGTGAATCGTTGGTTGATAAATTTTAAACCCTTCCCAAATCAGGCAGGGGCATCTTTTTATTGGGTGTTAATCATATAATGCCATTGGTATATTTATTGAAGTGTTCTATAATTTGAAGTGTTTCTATAATAATTGAGGTGTTTCTAATTGAATAAGAAATTCATAAATAAAAAATTCATGGTAGTAGCCGCAGTTATCCTGGTCATAATCCTGGCCATGGTTTACTTTACCATAGCCTCTGGAACTCATTACACCAGTAAAGACAGTAAAGGAAATGAAATTTCTTTTAATTATCCCAGTGGCTGGGTTTTCCAGGAACGTACCGCGGGTGAACTGATTCAAGGGGAAAAAAACAGTACGGATAATTCCACTTACCGTTCAGTAGTTACCATCACCCGGACCCTGGCCAATGGAACCT of the Methanobacterium formicicum genome contains:
- a CDS encoding PsbP-related protein — its product is MNKKFINKKFMVVAAVILVIILAMVYFTIASGTHYTSKDSKGNEISFNYPSGWVFQERTAGELIQGEKNSTDNSTYRSVVTITRTLANGTSLDQVKSNDIYLKTGTVINETNRSVDGVQATVIDIDEMAGPERGKLGEVKLVLLSKDDYIYTITFVTGGTLEKMKGDIDHILNSFQTGKS